Proteins found in one Oryza glaberrima chromosome 4, OglaRS2, whole genome shotgun sequence genomic segment:
- the LOC127770420 gene encoding MAP3K epsilon protein kinase 1-like isoform X3: MASRQHNAQFHKNKTLDNKYMLGDEIGKGAYGRVYKGLDLENGDFVAIKQVSLENIPQEDLNIIMQEIDLLKNLNHKNIVKYLGSLKTRSHLHIILEYVENGSLANIIKPNKFGPFPESLVAVYIAQVLEGLVYLHEQGVIHRDIKGANILTTKEGLVKLADFGVATKLTEADINTHSVVGTPYWMAPEVIEMSGVCAASDIWSVGCTVIELLTCAPPYYDLQPMPALFRIVQDVHPPIPEGLSPEITDFLRQCFQKDSIQRPDAKTLLMHPWLQNSRRALPSLRQPVQSPRDIDEDDEGSSGDNHSGFSGPPRDTQTPTASGLEQEDGRKDLVSESARQDIPDEFHDGMLKTTGSSSSNDVELMKDNVVLNKDPTLVFHEKLSLESSLGATDLNGKLTHEVSQDGPPNKLTSSGQESRKSDGKYVEDESKDGSSLEDGDAFSFQAGGQNINFQKEAKTSVEMANELSRFSDTPGDASFDDLFPPKKRGDHGAEASTSTTGEELQYNGAQNDLAKELKTRMAQKQKENDTEHMNGGKLLEYVMRLREEDIDGTAFDETIPGESLFPLQSVEYSKIVAQLKPGESEDVILSACQKLVSIFNQRPEQKQIYVSQNGFLPLMELLELPKNRIITSVLQLINQIVKDNTTFLENACLVGLIPVVMNFAVPDRAKEVRVQASRFLQQLCQASTLTLQMFIACQGIPVLVSFLEPDYAKYSREMVHLAIDGIWQVFKLQHSTPRNDFCRIAAKNGILLRLVNTLHSLNEATRFASISGSGASVTQNGSTPRRRSGQLDPPMLEISKTRLDHHHSSGSLQSLQADADRHHIIMDPSASPRFTDMAAAGHMERNDNDPIRPQRLSVSAGRTSTDRSPKHIELVSNGHSSGQNDQIRPLLSLLEKEPPSRHVSGQLDYVRHLSGLERHESILPLLHASTERKTNGELDLLMAEFAEVSRQGRENGNLDSNIKTSNRVPSMKYAPSSGPTTSNEGASTSGAASQTASGVLSGSGVLNARPGSTTSSGLLAQMVSMSADVAREYLEKVADLLLEFAQADTVVKSLMSSQSLLARLFQMFNKIEPPILLKILRCINHLSGDPNCLETLQRTDAIKHLIPILELHDGPLVYQIHSEVLNALFNLCKINKRRQEQAAENGIIPHLMNFVMSDSPLRQYALPLLCDMAHASRNSREQLRAHGGLDVYLNLLEDDAWACTALDSIAVCLSHDNDHRKVEQALLKKDAIQKLVKFFQDCPEQYFVHILDAFLKIITKSSRINTAMATNGLTTLLIARLDHREAIARLTLLKLIKVVYEHHPRPKQLIVENDLPQKLQNLIEERRDGQRGGQQVLVKQMATSLLKALHINTVL, from the exons CAAGAAATTGATCTCTTGAAA AATCTGAATCACAAAAATATTGTGAAGTATCTTGGATCATTGAAGACAAGGAGTCACCTCCATATCATTCTAGA GTATGTGGAGAATGGATCACTTGCCAATATTATCAAGCCAAACAAATTTGGGCCATTCCCTGAATCATTGGTGGCCGTCTACATTGCTCAG GTGCTGGAAGGACTTGTTTATCTTCACGAGCAAGGTGTCATACATAGAGATATCAAGGGCGCAAATATATTGACTACCAAAGAG GGCCTTGTCAAACTTGCTGATTTTGGAGTTGCTACTAAATTAACTGAAGCTGATATCAACACACATTCAGTGGTTGGAACTCCATACTGGATGGCCCCTGAG GTCATCGAAATGTCAGGTGTTTGTGCTGCATCAGATATCTGGAGTGTTGGTTGTACTGTTATTGAGCTACTCACCTGTGCCCCACCATATTATGACCTCCAGCCCATGCCTGCGCTGTTTCGCATTGTTCAG GATGTGCATCCACCAATACCAGAAGGCTTATCTCCTGAGATTACTGATTTTCTTCGACAATGTTTTCAAAAG GATTCAATACAAAGACCTGATGCAAAGACATTATTGATGCACCCATGGTTGCAAAACTCAAGGCGAGCTTTGCCATCTCTTCGACAACCTGTTCAATCACCAAG GGATATTGATGAGGACGATGAAGGATCAAGTGGTGACAATCACTCTGGATTTTCTGGCCCACCACGAGATACACAAACACCTACTGCTTCTGGCCTTGAACAG GAGGATGGAAGAAAAGATTTGGTTTCTGAATCTGCCAGGCAAGATATACCTGATGAGTTTCATGATGGAATGTTAAAAACTACTGGGAGTAGTAGTTCGAATGATGTGGAACTTATGAAAGATAACGTGGTTCTTAATAAAGATCCTACATTAGTTTTCCATGAGAAGCTATCATTGGAATCTTCACTAGGCGCAACTGATTTAAATGGTAAACTAACTCATGAGGTATCACAAGATGGTCCACCAAACAAGTTAACTAGCAGCGGCCAAGAATCAAGAAAGAGTGATGGTAAATATGTAGAAGATGAAAGTAAAGATGGTTCAAGTCTTGAGGATGGTGATGCTTTCAGCTTCCAGGCTGGAGGACAAAATATCAACTTCCAAAAG GAAGCTAAAACTTCAGTTGAGATGGCTAACGAGCTAAGTAGATTCAGTGACACACCTGGAGATGCCTCCTTTGATGATTTATTCCCACCTAAGAAGCGAGGAGATCATGGGGCTGAAGCTTCAACATCCACTACTGGTGAAGAGCTTCAATACAATGGTGCACAAAATGATCTCGCGAAGGAACTCAAGACTAGGATGGCTCAGAAGCAGAAGGAAAATGATACTGAGCACATGAATGGTGGAAAACTTCTTGAATATGTCATGCGTTTGAGGGAAGAAGATATTGATGGAACG GCATTTGATGAGACTATTCCTGGAGAGAGTCTTTTTCCTTTGCAG tctGTGGAATACAGCAAAATAGTAGCACAGCTGAAACCTGGGGAAAGTGAGGACGTGATATTATCAGCTTGCCAAAAGCTTGTGTCAATCTTCAATCAACGGCCTGAGCAAAAACAGATTTATGTGTCACAAAATGGTTTCCTTCCGCTGATGGAGCTTCTTGAACTTCCCAAAAACCGT ATTATTACTTCTGTTCTGCAACTCATCAACCAAATAGTAAAAGATAATACGACCTTCCTAGAAAATGCTTGCCTTGTTGGCCTT ATTCCGGTGGTTATGAATTTTGCCGTGCCAGATCGTGCAAAGGAAGTTCGGGTGCAAGCATCTAGGTTCCTTCAGCAGCTTTGTCAAGCCAG CACCTTGACATTGCAAATGTTCATTGCATGCCAAGGGATCCCTGTATTGGTGAGTTTTCTGGAGCCTGATTATGCAAAATACAG cAGGGAAATGGTTCATCTTGCAATCGATGGCATATGGCAGGTCTTCAAACTCCAGCATTCAACTCCAAGAAATGACTTCTGTCGCATAGCGGCAAAAAACGGGATACTTCTTAGGCTGGTCAATACTCTTCATAGCTTGAATGAAGCAACAAGGTTTGCTTCCATCTCCGGGTCTGGTGCTTCAGTAACACAGAATGGCTCCACCCCCAGGCGAAGGTCTGGTCAATTAGATCCGCCAATGCTAGAAATTTCCAAAACGAGGCTGGATCATCACCATTCATCTGGTTCACTGCAATCTTTACAAGCAGATGCAGATAGGCATCATATCATAATGGATCCTTCAGCATCGCCTAGATTCACCGATATGGCGGCTGCTGGTCACATGGAGAGAAATGATAATGATCCCATTAGGCCACAACGGCTTAGTGTTTCTGCAGGAAGGACATCAACAGATAGATCACCAAAGCATATAGAGCTAGTATCAAATGGGCATAGTAGTGGTCAAAATGATCAAATTCGTCCCCTACTGAGCCTGTTGGAGAAAGAACCACCCTCTCGGCATGTATCTGGACAACTTGATTATGTTCGCCACTTATCTGGTCTAGAAAGGCATGAGAGTATTTTGCCATTACTGCATGCTTCAACAGAGAGGAAAACTAATGGCGAACTTGACTTGTTAATGGCAGAATTTGCTG AGGTCTCTAGACAGGGAAGAGAAAATGGTAACCTTGATTCCAACATAAAAACTTCAAATAGGGTTCCAAGCATGAAATATGCACCATCATCAGGTCCAACAACTTCTAATGAGGGAGCATCAACATCTGGAGCTGCATCACAGACAGCATCTGGTGTGTTATCTGGATCAGGGGTGTTAAATGCAAGACCAGGAAGTACAACATCATCTGGCCTATTAGCTCAGATGGTATCTATGAGTGCTGACGTGGCACGTGAGTACCTTGAGAAAGTTGCTGATCTTCTTTTGGAGTTTGCACAAGCAGACACTGTCGTAAAATCTCTCATGTCTAGCCAAAGCCTTCTTGCACGGCTTTTCCAGATGTTTAACAAGATAGAACCGCCTATTCTTCTTAAG ATTCTTAGGTGCATTAATCATTTGTCGGGTGATCCTAATTGTCTCGAGACACTCCAGCGCACAGATGCAATCAAGCATCTGATACCGATTCTTGAACTTCATGATGGCCCTCTAGTTTATCAAATACATAGTGAG GTCCTCAATGCTCTGTTCAATCTTTGCAAGATCAATAAAAGAAGACAGGAACAAGCAGCTGAAAATGGGATCATCCCTCACTTAATGAATTTTGTCATGTCAGACTCACCTCTCAGGCAATATGCTTTACCTCTGCTGTGTGATATGGCTCACGCTTCTCGCAACTCTAGAGAGCAGTTGAGGGCTCATGGAGGATTGGATGTGTACTTGAACTTATTGGAGGATGATGCATGGGCGTGTACTGCGTTAGATTCAATTGCTGTTTGCTTGTCCCATGACAATGATCACAGAAAAGTGGAACAAGCCTTGTTGAAGAAAGATGCCATTCAGAAATTAGTGAAGTTTTTTCAAGACTGCCCTGAACAATATTTTGTTCATATATTGGATGCTTTTTTGAAGATAATCAC GAAATCTTCTCGGATAAATACAGCAATGGCTACCAATGGTTTAACGACACTGCTTATTGCAAGGCTTGACCACCGAGAAGCTATTGCCCGTTTGACACTGCTAAAATTAATAAAG GTTGTCTATGAGCATCATCCTCGACCAAAGCAGCTCATAGTTGAGAATGATCTTCCTCAAAAGCTACAAAACCTGATCGAAGAACGAAGGGATGGGCAACGTGGCGGTCAACAGGTATTGGTCAAACAAATGGCCACCTCGTTGTTGAAAGCACTGCACATCAATACAGTACTGTGA
- the LOC127770420 gene encoding MAP3K epsilon protein kinase 1-like isoform X2: MASRQHNAQFHKNKTLDNKYMLGDEIGKGAYGRVYKGLDLENGDFVAIKQVSLENIPQEDLNIIMQEIDLLKNLNHKNIVKYLGSLKTRSHLHIILEYVENGSLANIIKPNKFGPFPESLVAVYIAQVLEGLVYLHEQGVIHRDIKGANILTTKEGLVKLADFGVATKLTEADINTHSVVGTPYWMAPEVIEMSGVCAASDIWSVGCTVIELLTCAPPYYDLQPMPALFRIVQDVHPPIPEGLSPEITDFLRQCFQKDSIQRPDAKTLLMHPWLQNSRRALPSLRQPVQSPSTVRDIDEDDEGSSGDNHSGFSGPPRDTQTPTASGLEQEDGRKDLVSESARQDIPDEFHDGMLKTTGSSSSNDVELMKDNVVLNKDPTLVFHEKLSLESSLGATDLNGKLTHEVSQDGPPNKLTSSGQESRKSDGKYVEDESKDGSSLEDGDAFSFQAGGQNINFQKEAKTSVEMANELSRFSDTPGDASFDDLFPPKKRGDHGAEASTSTTGEELQYNGAQNDLAKELKTRMAQKQKENDTEHMNGGKLLEYVMRLREEDIDGTAFDETIPGESLFPLQSVEYSKIVAQLKPGESEDVILSACQKLVSIFNQRPEQKQIYVSQNGFLPLMELLELPKNRIITSVLQLINQIVKDNTTFLENACLVGLIPVVMNFAVPDRAKEVRVQASRFLQQLCQASTLTLQMFIACQGIPVLVSFLEPDYAKYREMVHLAIDGIWQVFKLQHSTPRNDFCRIAAKNGILLRLVNTLHSLNEATRFASISGSGASVTQNGSTPRRRSGQLDPPMLEISKTRLDHHHSSGSLQSLQADADRHHIIMDPSASPRFTDMAAAGHMERNDNDPIRPQRLSVSAGRTSTDRSPKHIELVSNGHSSGQNDQIRPLLSLLEKEPPSRHVSGQLDYVRHLSGLERHESILPLLHASTERKTNGELDLLMAEFAEVSRQGRENGNLDSNIKTSNRVPSMKYAPSSGPTTSNEGASTSGAASQTASGVLSGSGVLNARPGSTTSSGLLAQMVSMSADVAREYLEKVADLLLEFAQADTVVKSLMSSQSLLARLFQMFNKIEPPILLKILRCINHLSGDPNCLETLQRTDAIKHLIPILELHDGPLVYQIHSEVLNALFNLCKINKRRQEQAAENGIIPHLMNFVMSDSPLRQYALPLLCDMAHASRNSREQLRAHGGLDVYLNLLEDDAWACTALDSIAVCLSHDNDHRKVEQALLKKDAIQKLVKFFQDCPEQYFVHILDAFLKIITKSSRINTAMATNGLTTLLIARLDHREAIARLTLLKLIKVVYEHHPRPKQLIVENDLPQKLQNLIEERRDGQRGGQQVLVKQMATSLLKALHINTVL, translated from the exons CAAGAAATTGATCTCTTGAAA AATCTGAATCACAAAAATATTGTGAAGTATCTTGGATCATTGAAGACAAGGAGTCACCTCCATATCATTCTAGA GTATGTGGAGAATGGATCACTTGCCAATATTATCAAGCCAAACAAATTTGGGCCATTCCCTGAATCATTGGTGGCCGTCTACATTGCTCAG GTGCTGGAAGGACTTGTTTATCTTCACGAGCAAGGTGTCATACATAGAGATATCAAGGGCGCAAATATATTGACTACCAAAGAG GGCCTTGTCAAACTTGCTGATTTTGGAGTTGCTACTAAATTAACTGAAGCTGATATCAACACACATTCAGTGGTTGGAACTCCATACTGGATGGCCCCTGAG GTCATCGAAATGTCAGGTGTTTGTGCTGCATCAGATATCTGGAGTGTTGGTTGTACTGTTATTGAGCTACTCACCTGTGCCCCACCATATTATGACCTCCAGCCCATGCCTGCGCTGTTTCGCATTGTTCAG GATGTGCATCCACCAATACCAGAAGGCTTATCTCCTGAGATTACTGATTTTCTTCGACAATGTTTTCAAAAG GATTCAATACAAAGACCTGATGCAAAGACATTATTGATGCACCCATGGTTGCAAAACTCAAGGCGAGCTTTGCCATCTCTTCGACAACCTGTTCAATCACCAAG TACTGTCAGGGATATTGATGAGGACGATGAAGGATCAAGTGGTGACAATCACTCTGGATTTTCTGGCCCACCACGAGATACACAAACACCTACTGCTTCTGGCCTTGAACAG GAGGATGGAAGAAAAGATTTGGTTTCTGAATCTGCCAGGCAAGATATACCTGATGAGTTTCATGATGGAATGTTAAAAACTACTGGGAGTAGTAGTTCGAATGATGTGGAACTTATGAAAGATAACGTGGTTCTTAATAAAGATCCTACATTAGTTTTCCATGAGAAGCTATCATTGGAATCTTCACTAGGCGCAACTGATTTAAATGGTAAACTAACTCATGAGGTATCACAAGATGGTCCACCAAACAAGTTAACTAGCAGCGGCCAAGAATCAAGAAAGAGTGATGGTAAATATGTAGAAGATGAAAGTAAAGATGGTTCAAGTCTTGAGGATGGTGATGCTTTCAGCTTCCAGGCTGGAGGACAAAATATCAACTTCCAAAAG GAAGCTAAAACTTCAGTTGAGATGGCTAACGAGCTAAGTAGATTCAGTGACACACCTGGAGATGCCTCCTTTGATGATTTATTCCCACCTAAGAAGCGAGGAGATCATGGGGCTGAAGCTTCAACATCCACTACTGGTGAAGAGCTTCAATACAATGGTGCACAAAATGATCTCGCGAAGGAACTCAAGACTAGGATGGCTCAGAAGCAGAAGGAAAATGATACTGAGCACATGAATGGTGGAAAACTTCTTGAATATGTCATGCGTTTGAGGGAAGAAGATATTGATGGAACG GCATTTGATGAGACTATTCCTGGAGAGAGTCTTTTTCCTTTGCAG tctGTGGAATACAGCAAAATAGTAGCACAGCTGAAACCTGGGGAAAGTGAGGACGTGATATTATCAGCTTGCCAAAAGCTTGTGTCAATCTTCAATCAACGGCCTGAGCAAAAACAGATTTATGTGTCACAAAATGGTTTCCTTCCGCTGATGGAGCTTCTTGAACTTCCCAAAAACCGT ATTATTACTTCTGTTCTGCAACTCATCAACCAAATAGTAAAAGATAATACGACCTTCCTAGAAAATGCTTGCCTTGTTGGCCTT ATTCCGGTGGTTATGAATTTTGCCGTGCCAGATCGTGCAAAGGAAGTTCGGGTGCAAGCATCTAGGTTCCTTCAGCAGCTTTGTCAAGCCAG CACCTTGACATTGCAAATGTTCATTGCATGCCAAGGGATCCCTGTATTGGTGAGTTTTCTGGAGCCTGATTATGCAAAATACAG GGAAATGGTTCATCTTGCAATCGATGGCATATGGCAGGTCTTCAAACTCCAGCATTCAACTCCAAGAAATGACTTCTGTCGCATAGCGGCAAAAAACGGGATACTTCTTAGGCTGGTCAATACTCTTCATAGCTTGAATGAAGCAACAAGGTTTGCTTCCATCTCCGGGTCTGGTGCTTCAGTAACACAGAATGGCTCCACCCCCAGGCGAAGGTCTGGTCAATTAGATCCGCCAATGCTAGAAATTTCCAAAACGAGGCTGGATCATCACCATTCATCTGGTTCACTGCAATCTTTACAAGCAGATGCAGATAGGCATCATATCATAATGGATCCTTCAGCATCGCCTAGATTCACCGATATGGCGGCTGCTGGTCACATGGAGAGAAATGATAATGATCCCATTAGGCCACAACGGCTTAGTGTTTCTGCAGGAAGGACATCAACAGATAGATCACCAAAGCATATAGAGCTAGTATCAAATGGGCATAGTAGTGGTCAAAATGATCAAATTCGTCCCCTACTGAGCCTGTTGGAGAAAGAACCACCCTCTCGGCATGTATCTGGACAACTTGATTATGTTCGCCACTTATCTGGTCTAGAAAGGCATGAGAGTATTTTGCCATTACTGCATGCTTCAACAGAGAGGAAAACTAATGGCGAACTTGACTTGTTAATGGCAGAATTTGCTG AGGTCTCTAGACAGGGAAGAGAAAATGGTAACCTTGATTCCAACATAAAAACTTCAAATAGGGTTCCAAGCATGAAATATGCACCATCATCAGGTCCAACAACTTCTAATGAGGGAGCATCAACATCTGGAGCTGCATCACAGACAGCATCTGGTGTGTTATCTGGATCAGGGGTGTTAAATGCAAGACCAGGAAGTACAACATCATCTGGCCTATTAGCTCAGATGGTATCTATGAGTGCTGACGTGGCACGTGAGTACCTTGAGAAAGTTGCTGATCTTCTTTTGGAGTTTGCACAAGCAGACACTGTCGTAAAATCTCTCATGTCTAGCCAAAGCCTTCTTGCACGGCTTTTCCAGATGTTTAACAAGATAGAACCGCCTATTCTTCTTAAG ATTCTTAGGTGCATTAATCATTTGTCGGGTGATCCTAATTGTCTCGAGACACTCCAGCGCACAGATGCAATCAAGCATCTGATACCGATTCTTGAACTTCATGATGGCCCTCTAGTTTATCAAATACATAGTGAG GTCCTCAATGCTCTGTTCAATCTTTGCAAGATCAATAAAAGAAGACAGGAACAAGCAGCTGAAAATGGGATCATCCCTCACTTAATGAATTTTGTCATGTCAGACTCACCTCTCAGGCAATATGCTTTACCTCTGCTGTGTGATATGGCTCACGCTTCTCGCAACTCTAGAGAGCAGTTGAGGGCTCATGGAGGATTGGATGTGTACTTGAACTTATTGGAGGATGATGCATGGGCGTGTACTGCGTTAGATTCAATTGCTGTTTGCTTGTCCCATGACAATGATCACAGAAAAGTGGAACAAGCCTTGTTGAAGAAAGATGCCATTCAGAAATTAGTGAAGTTTTTTCAAGACTGCCCTGAACAATATTTTGTTCATATATTGGATGCTTTTTTGAAGATAATCAC GAAATCTTCTCGGATAAATACAGCAATGGCTACCAATGGTTTAACGACACTGCTTATTGCAAGGCTTGACCACCGAGAAGCTATTGCCCGTTTGACACTGCTAAAATTAATAAAG GTTGTCTATGAGCATCATCCTCGACCAAAGCAGCTCATAGTTGAGAATGATCTTCCTCAAAAGCTACAAAACCTGATCGAAGAACGAAGGGATGGGCAACGTGGCGGTCAACAGGTATTGGTCAAACAAATGGCCACCTCGTTGTTGAAAGCACTGCACATCAATACAGTACTGTGA